A single window of Hylaeus volcanicus isolate JK05 chromosome 8, UHH_iyHylVolc1.0_haploid, whole genome shotgun sequence DNA harbors:
- the LOC128881246 gene encoding cholesterol transporter ABCA5-like isoform X3, whose protein sequence is MDSCGVYLSQLRAMLVRNLLLKKREKRKTTAEIFLPLCTLGVLIVVKVLPPNPNYPAMTTQRQEGGIFEAFNSSKNHTVAVVPNSTETLNFLNSMNTLWLSMWDYPGKLPLNFMVFDTKDDLQAAYWRDPYSVPIAVIFEDSEPISQRLLYEIRTNPSYTNPPSPTELYSAPVTCRKDTSHWMGGVLSIETGGSCPVNNYLHSGFLALQLIMDITKIRLDTGNADVTVPDVKLEMFPKEAFTADWMLAFRVVIPLFMVLALSQFVTYLLILIVGEKEKKIKEGMKIMGLKDSIFWLSWFIIYSVFVLLLSAVAVILLFTLQMFQHTHFLPIFLLVVLYSFSIIMFAFMITPFFDKSRTAGVLGNFAVTILSLMYFIQVFVKDSSSISFWVVSLLSPTGVALAMDKALVLDLQGEGVNFDNLWSGPGIPFGGSLIMMTLDIFLYACLAYYFDSVIPSEYGIKRSPWFCFTPRFWFQRKAPRSYLQVPSSNGESNSFIPGEETNRDIEPVVREMKGREAIRIVGLYKSYHKCRKPEIKAVDGINLTIYEGQITAILGHNGAGKTSLFNILTGLTAPTAGTALIFGYDVRDSNDMQMIRSMTGVCPQHDILFDLLTPREHLEFFAAVRGIPKGMIEHEVQKTLKDIDLNEQADTFAKHLSGGQKRKLSVGIAIIGDPKIIILDEPTAGVDPYSRRQMWSFLQSRRHGKVILLTTHFMDEADILADRKAVISKGKLRCCGSSLFLKNKFGIGYHLTLVLEGNAREHAISRLVSSHVTKSEKARRHGRELSFILPHNSVENFAPLFSAIEHEIRTRSSRLGISSYGVSMTTLEEVFLHLEKDEGTECTMDNLSKKMNEGVTVQNDGQAKGAGDLPEGIQNDRNPPILGLGLDPIKIRPNFLQILYALLRVRILRLFRNIQLLYFTIVAPLLLVVLGLYLNSIQMVEIKMQSLRLNTGTYGNETKILYANSTDHDITDLIEGLHHDVKYIDEYYGSFTNLLKIAPHMAAFNISEYNEQRINLTVAYNDTMQHSLPILINLLSNTYHRLTSDKSFSKPIEVKTHPFQQTSQPQEFNIGTGSSTVFIGMHFVLLPITLVVDMVYDREIKAKNQLRVNGLSFSMYFLTYFIVLVGLIMFICLCILGIIFLFDVPSLQEIPALITLGGLLMLYCPSSILFSTCLSYIFDKMDSALSILPNIATFFGLFPFILVTTLDMLGLSGTAAFILHVIFSLLNTLYVPYAAVYYVERVHLMCSINAACHHLTMSDYLTTEIILMAFGVLLHCPVWFFILLLLDIKKSGGNVGDIFKHFLRNGGSIGEEIMENSDIGEHEDADVKAERQKVFNLITSSSVQEPPVVLVQNLRKEYRQRESGSCSCCLKQEEEANQIQRKVAVRNLSLAVEPGEVFGLLGHNGAGKTTTMKIIIAEEAATRGRVQIGGHNINSNMAEAFRQMGYCPQHDAQWKNITVREHLECYAAIRGVPWGDIGRIVDLYLTGLQIHEHADKQTQECSGGTRRKLSFAMAMIGGPKVVLMDEPSTGMDPRSKRFLWDTILASFQGGRGAILTTHSMEEADALCSRVGIMVKGELRCIGSTQHLKNLYGAGYTLEMKLLGGDCTPTTPSGDRITGLKEFVSSLFPDASLEESFADRLVFGVPQHAVTSLAECFMQLEKAKLELDIEEYSFSQTTLEQVFLKFSHYDETDSGE, encoded by the exons ATGGATTCGTGCGGGGTCTACTTGTCCCAGCTACGGGCGATGCTCGTGAGGAATCTCCTCTTGAAGAAGCGAGAGAAGCGGAAGACTACGGCG GAGATCTTCCTGCCACTTTGCACCCTAGGCGTCTTGATCGTGGTCAAGGTCTTGCCACCAAATCCGAATTATCCCGCAATGACAACGCAGAGGCAGGAAGGTGGTATATTCGAGGCGTTCAACAGTTCGAAGAATCACACTGTAGCCGTTGTTCCTAACTCGACGGAAACTTTG AACTTTTTGAACTCTATGAACACCCTGTGGTTGTCGATGTGGGATTATCCCGGCAAGCTGCCCTTGAATTTTATGGTGTTCGATACGAAGGACGATCTGCAAGCGGCGTATTGGCGGGACCCGTATAGCGTACCCATAGCAGTGATCTTCGAAGACTCCGAACCTATATCACAACGTCTCCT CTACGAGATAAGAACTAATCCTTCGTACACGAATCCACCTTCGCCGACTGAATTGTATTCCGCTCCAGTTACTTGTAGAAAGGATACCAGTCACTGGATGGGTGGCGTATTGTCGATAGAGACCGGTGGATCGTGCCCCGTAAACAATTACTTACACTCCGGTTTCCTTGCGTTACAATTGATAATGGACATTACAAAGATAAGA CTGGATACAGGAAACGCTGACGTAACCGTACCGGATGTtaaactcgagatgtttccaAAGGAAGCTTTTACTGCAG aCTGGATGCTGGCCTTTAGAGTTGTTATACCTCTCTTTATGGTTCTGGCTCTTTCGCAATTCGTCACTTATCTCCTGATCCTGATTGTCGGTGAGAAGGAGAAAAAGATCAAGGAAGGAATGAAGATAATGGGCCTAAAAGATTCTATCTTTTG GTTGTCTTGGTTCATTATCTACAGCGTCTTTGTCTTGTTGCTATCCGCTGTTGCGGTGATATTACTTTTTACCCTTCAGATGTTTCAGCACACACACTTTCTACCGATATTCCTTTTAGTAGTGCTCTACAGTTTTTCCATAATCATGTTTGCTTTCATGATAACGCCGTTCTTCGACAAGTCACGG ACCGCTGGTGTACTAGGCAACTTTGCCGTGACGATATTAAGCTTGATGTACTTTATCCAAGTTTTTGTGAAAGACTCTAGTTCAATCTCGTTCTGGGTAGTCTCTCTACTCAGTCCAACGGGCGTTGCTTTGGCAATGGATAAG GCACTTGTACTGGATTTACAAGGAGAGGGGGTTAACTTCGACAATCTTTGGTCAGGCCCTGGTATACCGTTTGGAGGGAGTCTCATCATGATGACTTTAGATATATTTCTGTATGCCTGTTTAGCCTACTATTTCGACTCCGTCATACCGA GCGAGTATGGAATAAAACGATCTCCCTGGTTTTGCTTTACGCCTCGATTTTGGTTTCAGAGAAAAGCTCCACGG TCGTATTTACAGGTACCGTCGTCGAATGGCGAGTCGAACTCTTTTATACCTGGCGAGGAAACCAATCGCGACATCGAGCCAGTGGTGCGAGAAATGAAAGGACGCGAAGCTATTAGGATAGTCGGCCTTTATAAATCGTATCACAAATGTCGCAAGCCAGAAATCAAAGCTGTAGATGGAATCAACCTAACCATCTACGAGGGACAAATTACGGCCATACTCGGGCATAACGGTGCTGGCAAAACGAGTCTCTTCAACATACTGACTGGTCTCACTGCACCTACCGCGGGCACTGCCTTGATTTTCGGTTACGACGTCAGGGATTCCAACGACATGCAAATGATCAGAAGTATGACTGGCGTTTGTCCGCAACACGATATCCTCTTTGATCTACTGACACCACGAGAGCATCTTGAATTCTTCGCCGCTGTACGAGGTATTCCAAAGGGAATGATTGAGCACGAG GTGCAGAAGACATTGAAAGACATTGACTTGAACGAGCAAGCGGATACTTTCGCGAAACATTTAAGCGGTGGCCAGAAAAGGAAATTATCCGTGGGTATTGCCATTATAGGTGATCCGAAGATCATTATCCTGGACGAACCGACTGCTGGCGTAGATCCTTACTCCAGGAGACAGATGTGGTCCTTTTTGCAATCCAGGCGCCatggaaaagtaattttattaacaacaCATTTTATGGACGAGGCAGACATATTAGCAGACAGGAAAGCGGTTATCAGTAAAGGAAAGTTAAGATGCTGCGGTAGTTCTTTGTTCTTGAAGAATAAATTCGGCATTGGATATCACTTAAC ATTGGTACTTGAGGGAAACGCGAGGGAGCATGCCATTTCCAGATTAGTAAGTTCTCATGTAACAAAGTCGGAGAAAGCGAGACGTCACGGGCGCGAGCTGAGTTTCATTTTGCCGCACAACTCCGTGGAAAATTTTGCACCACTTTTCTCAGCCATAGAACACGAGATTAGGACTCGATCGAGTCGGCTGGGGATTAGCAGTTACGGGGTTTCTATGACTACATTGGAAGAAGTGTTTCTACATCTAGAGAAAGACGAGGGCACCGAGTGCACGATGGataatttatctaaaaaaatg AACGAAGGTGTCACTGTTCAAAACGATGGTCAGGCGAAAG GCGCAGGAGATTTACCAGAAGGCATTCAAAATGATAGAAACCCTCCTATTCTCGGCCTCGGATTAGACCCCATAAAGATCCGGCCTAATTTCCTACAAATTCTATACGCTTTGCTCCGCGTAAGGATACTCAGGCTCTTTAGGAACATCCAGTTACTGTACTTCACTATCGTTGCGCCTCTTCTTCTGGTAGTCCTTGGCCTCTATTTGAATAGCATTCAAATGGTTGAAATCAAAATGCAATCTCTCAGATTGAACACTG GCACATACGGCAACGagactaaaattttgtacgcGAACAGTACCGATCACGATATCACGGACTTAATCGAGGGACTCCATCACGACGTGAAGTATATTGACGAATACTACGGAAGTTTcacaaatttattgaaaatagcACCGCATATGGCCGCTTTCAATATTAGCGAGTACAATGAACAGAGGATCAACTTAACCGTCGCTTATAACGACACCATGCAACATTCCCTACCAATTCTGATCAATCTTTTATCCAACACCTATCACAG GTTGACCTCGGACAAAAGTTTTTCGAAACCGATCGAAGTTAAGACACATCCCTTTCAGCAAACTTCCCAACCGCAGGAGTTCAATATTGGTACAGGTAGCTCTACTGTGTTTATCGGAATGCATTTCGTACTGTTGCCAATAACTCTAGTTGTAGACATGGTCTACGATCGAGAA ATAAAAGCGAAGAATCAACTTCGCGTGAACGGTCTGTCATTTTCTATGTATTTCCTGACGTACTTCATTGTACTCGTCGGCCTGATAATGTTCATTTGCTTGTGCATTCTCGGCATTATATTTCTCTTCGATGTGCCTTCGCTTCAAGAAATACCAGCACTTATCACTCTTGGCGGTCTTCTGATGCTTTACTGTCCGTCGTCCATTCTCTTTTCGACATGTTTGAGTTATATCTTTGACAAGATGGACTCCGCTCTGAGTATCTTGCCCAATATCGCAACTTTCTTCGGACTTTTCCCTTTTATACTAGTCACGACTCTTGATATGCTAGGTCTCA GTGGAACAGcagcatttattttacatgtaatcTTTTCTTTGTTGAATACATTGTACGTGCCATATGCTGCGGTGTATTATGTAGAACGAGTCCACCTGATGTGCTCCATTAATGCCGCTTGTCATCATCTGACTATGTCCGATTATCTTAccacagaaattattttaatggcCTTTGGCGTGCTACTGCATTGTCCGGTGTGGTTCTTTATACTTTTGCTGTTGGACATTAAAAAGAGTGGCGGCAACGTCGGCGATATCTTCAAGCACTTCCTG CGTAACGGCGGTTCTATCGGCGAGGAAATAATGGAGAATTCGGATATCGGAGAGCACGAGGACGCAGACGTTAAAGCCGAGAGGCAAAAAGTTTTCAATCTCATTACGTCATCATCCGTTCAAGAACCACCTGTAGTTCTAGTACAG aacTTGAGAAAAGAATATCGACAAAGAGAGTCAGGATCGTGTAGTTGTTGTCTCAAACAAGAGGAAGAAGCTAATCAGATACAACGAAAGGTCGCCGTAAGAAATCTGTCGTTAGCCGTTGAACCAGGAGAAGTATTCGGTTTATTAGGTCATAACGGCGCTGGTAAAACTACAACAATGAAGATCATCATAGCAGAAGAAGCGGCCACTCGAGGTAGGGTGCAGATCGGTGGTCATAACATTAATTCCAATATGGCAGAAGCTTTCAGACAGATGGGATATTGCCCTCAACACGATGCTCAGTGGAAAAATATTACGGTTAGAGAACATTTAGAATGTTACGCTGCGATACGTGGCGTACCGTGGGGAGACATCGGCAG AATCGTAGACTTATATCTTACTGGTTTACAAATTCATGAGCACGCCGATAAGCAGACTCAAGAATGTTCGGGTGGAACTAGGAGGAAGCTTAGTTTTGCCATGGCGATGATCGGAGGTCCAAAAGTTGTTCTAATGGATGAACCTAGTACGGGAATGGATCCTAGGTCGAAAAGGTTTTTATGGGATACAATTCTCGCCAGTTTTCAG GGTGGTAGAGGAGCAATTTTAACGACCCATTCAATGGAAGAAGCTGATGCTTTGTGTTCTAGAGTGGGTATAATGGTGAAAGGAGAATTGAGGTGTATTGGTTCTACCCAACATCTGAAAAATCTCTATGGTGCTGGCTACACCCTTGAGATGAAACTCTTAGGCGGCGATTGTACGCCGACAACACCTTCAGGTGACAGGATTACGGGtttgaaagaatttgtttCCAGTCTCTTTCCAGATGCAAGTCTGGAAGAAAGCTTCGCTGACAGATTAGTTTTCGGCGTTCCCCAACACGCAGTCACCTCGCTGGCCGAGTGCTTTATGCAGTTGGAGAAGG CCAAACTCGAGTTGGATATCGAAGAGTACAGCTTCAGCCAAACCACTCTGGAGCAggtttttctcaaattttctcaCTATGACGAAACTGACTCGGGAGAATGA
- the LOC128881246 gene encoding cholesterol transporter ABCA5-like isoform X1, translating into MDSCGVYLSQLRAMLVRNLLLKKREKRKTTAEIFLPLCTLGVLIVVKVLPPNPNYPAMTTQRQEGGIFEAFNSSKNHTVAVVPNSTETLNFLNSMNTLWLSMWDYPGKLPLNFMVFDTKDDLQAAYWRDPYSVPIAVIFEDSEPISQRLLYEIRTNPSYTNPPSPTELYSAPVTCRKDTSHWMGGVLSIETGGSCPVNNYLHSGFLALQLIMDITKIRLDTGNADVTVPDVKLEMFPKEAFTADWMLAFRVVIPLFMVLALSQFVTYLLILIVGEKEKKIKEGMKIMGLKDSIFWLSWFIIYSVFVLLLSAVAVILLFTLQMFQHTHFLPIFLLVVLYSFSIIMFAFMITPFFDKSRTAGVLGNFAVTILSLMYFIQVFVKDSSSISFWVVSLLSPTGVALAMDKALVLDLQGEGVNFDNLWSGPGIPFGGSLIMMTLDIFLYACLAYYFDSVIPSEYGIKRSPWFCFTPRFWFQRKAPRSYLQVPSSNGESNSFIPGEETNRDIEPVVREMKGREAIRIVGLYKSYHKCRKPEIKAVDGINLTIYEGQITAILGHNGAGKTSLFNILTGLTAPTAGTALIFGYDVRDSNDMQMIRSMTGVCPQHDILFDLLTPREHLEFFAAVRGIPKGMIEHEVQKTLKDIDLNEQADTFAKHLSGGQKRKLSVGIAIIGDPKIIILDEPTAGVDPYSRRQMWSFLQSRRHGKVILLTTHFMDEADILADRKAVISKGKLRCCGSSLFLKNKFGIGYHLTLVLEGNAREHAISRLVSSHVTKSEKARRHGRELSFILPHNSVENFAPLFSAIEHEIRTRSSRLGISSYGVSMTTLEEVFLHLEKDEGTECTMDNLSKKMVRNRALSRSLSLQSKSTSYQSLQNEGVTVQNDGQAKGAGDLPEGIQNDRNPPILGLGLDPIKIRPNFLQILYALLRVRILRLFRNIQLLYFTIVAPLLLVVLGLYLNSIQMVEIKMQSLRLNTGTYGNETKILYANSTDHDITDLIEGLHHDVKYIDEYYGSFTNLLKIAPHMAAFNISEYNEQRINLTVAYNDTMQHSLPILINLLSNTYHRLTSDKSFSKPIEVKTHPFQQTSQPQEFNIGTGSSTVFIGMHFVLLPITLVVDMVYDREIKAKNQLRVNGLSFSMYFLTYFIVLVGLIMFICLCILGIIFLFDVPSLQEIPALITLGGLLMLYCPSSILFSTCLSYIFDKMDSALSILPNIATFFGLFPFILVTTLDMLGLSGTAAFILHVIFSLLNTLYVPYAAVYYVERVHLMCSINAACHHLTMSDYLTTEIILMAFGVLLHCPVWFFILLLLDIKKSGGNVGDIFKHFLRNGGSIGEEIMENSDIGEHEDADVKAERQKVFNLITSSSVQEPPVVLVQNLRKEYRQRESGSCSCCLKQEEEANQIQRKVAVRNLSLAVEPGEVFGLLGHNGAGKTTTMKIIIAEEAATRGRVQIGGHNINSNMAEAFRQMGYCPQHDAQWKNITVREHLECYAAIRGVPWGDIGRIVDLYLTGLQIHEHADKQTQECSGGTRRKLSFAMAMIGGPKVVLMDEPSTGMDPRSKRFLWDTILASFQGGRGAILTTHSMEEADALCSRVGIMVKGELRCIGSTQHLKNLYGAGYTLEMKLLGGDCTPTTPSGDRITGLKEFVSSLFPDASLEESFADRLVFGVPQHAVTSLAECFMQLEKAKLELDIEEYSFSQTTLEQVFLKFSHYDETDSGE; encoded by the exons ATGGATTCGTGCGGGGTCTACTTGTCCCAGCTACGGGCGATGCTCGTGAGGAATCTCCTCTTGAAGAAGCGAGAGAAGCGGAAGACTACGGCG GAGATCTTCCTGCCACTTTGCACCCTAGGCGTCTTGATCGTGGTCAAGGTCTTGCCACCAAATCCGAATTATCCCGCAATGACAACGCAGAGGCAGGAAGGTGGTATATTCGAGGCGTTCAACAGTTCGAAGAATCACACTGTAGCCGTTGTTCCTAACTCGACGGAAACTTTG AACTTTTTGAACTCTATGAACACCCTGTGGTTGTCGATGTGGGATTATCCCGGCAAGCTGCCCTTGAATTTTATGGTGTTCGATACGAAGGACGATCTGCAAGCGGCGTATTGGCGGGACCCGTATAGCGTACCCATAGCAGTGATCTTCGAAGACTCCGAACCTATATCACAACGTCTCCT CTACGAGATAAGAACTAATCCTTCGTACACGAATCCACCTTCGCCGACTGAATTGTATTCCGCTCCAGTTACTTGTAGAAAGGATACCAGTCACTGGATGGGTGGCGTATTGTCGATAGAGACCGGTGGATCGTGCCCCGTAAACAATTACTTACACTCCGGTTTCCTTGCGTTACAATTGATAATGGACATTACAAAGATAAGA CTGGATACAGGAAACGCTGACGTAACCGTACCGGATGTtaaactcgagatgtttccaAAGGAAGCTTTTACTGCAG aCTGGATGCTGGCCTTTAGAGTTGTTATACCTCTCTTTATGGTTCTGGCTCTTTCGCAATTCGTCACTTATCTCCTGATCCTGATTGTCGGTGAGAAGGAGAAAAAGATCAAGGAAGGAATGAAGATAATGGGCCTAAAAGATTCTATCTTTTG GTTGTCTTGGTTCATTATCTACAGCGTCTTTGTCTTGTTGCTATCCGCTGTTGCGGTGATATTACTTTTTACCCTTCAGATGTTTCAGCACACACACTTTCTACCGATATTCCTTTTAGTAGTGCTCTACAGTTTTTCCATAATCATGTTTGCTTTCATGATAACGCCGTTCTTCGACAAGTCACGG ACCGCTGGTGTACTAGGCAACTTTGCCGTGACGATATTAAGCTTGATGTACTTTATCCAAGTTTTTGTGAAAGACTCTAGTTCAATCTCGTTCTGGGTAGTCTCTCTACTCAGTCCAACGGGCGTTGCTTTGGCAATGGATAAG GCACTTGTACTGGATTTACAAGGAGAGGGGGTTAACTTCGACAATCTTTGGTCAGGCCCTGGTATACCGTTTGGAGGGAGTCTCATCATGATGACTTTAGATATATTTCTGTATGCCTGTTTAGCCTACTATTTCGACTCCGTCATACCGA GCGAGTATGGAATAAAACGATCTCCCTGGTTTTGCTTTACGCCTCGATTTTGGTTTCAGAGAAAAGCTCCACGG TCGTATTTACAGGTACCGTCGTCGAATGGCGAGTCGAACTCTTTTATACCTGGCGAGGAAACCAATCGCGACATCGAGCCAGTGGTGCGAGAAATGAAAGGACGCGAAGCTATTAGGATAGTCGGCCTTTATAAATCGTATCACAAATGTCGCAAGCCAGAAATCAAAGCTGTAGATGGAATCAACCTAACCATCTACGAGGGACAAATTACGGCCATACTCGGGCATAACGGTGCTGGCAAAACGAGTCTCTTCAACATACTGACTGGTCTCACTGCACCTACCGCGGGCACTGCCTTGATTTTCGGTTACGACGTCAGGGATTCCAACGACATGCAAATGATCAGAAGTATGACTGGCGTTTGTCCGCAACACGATATCCTCTTTGATCTACTGACACCACGAGAGCATCTTGAATTCTTCGCCGCTGTACGAGGTATTCCAAAGGGAATGATTGAGCACGAG GTGCAGAAGACATTGAAAGACATTGACTTGAACGAGCAAGCGGATACTTTCGCGAAACATTTAAGCGGTGGCCAGAAAAGGAAATTATCCGTGGGTATTGCCATTATAGGTGATCCGAAGATCATTATCCTGGACGAACCGACTGCTGGCGTAGATCCTTACTCCAGGAGACAGATGTGGTCCTTTTTGCAATCCAGGCGCCatggaaaagtaattttattaacaacaCATTTTATGGACGAGGCAGACATATTAGCAGACAGGAAAGCGGTTATCAGTAAAGGAAAGTTAAGATGCTGCGGTAGTTCTTTGTTCTTGAAGAATAAATTCGGCATTGGATATCACTTAAC ATTGGTACTTGAGGGAAACGCGAGGGAGCATGCCATTTCCAGATTAGTAAGTTCTCATGTAACAAAGTCGGAGAAAGCGAGACGTCACGGGCGCGAGCTGAGTTTCATTTTGCCGCACAACTCCGTGGAAAATTTTGCACCACTTTTCTCAGCCATAGAACACGAGATTAGGACTCGATCGAGTCGGCTGGGGATTAGCAGTTACGGGGTTTCTATGACTACATTGGAAGAAGTGTTTCTACATCTAGAGAAAGACGAGGGCACCGAGTGCACGATGGataatttatctaaaaaaatgGTGCGTAACCGTGCACTAAGCAGGTCATTGTCGTTGCAATCCAAAAGCACTTCTTATCAAAGTTTGCAGAACGAAGGTGTCACTGTTCAAAACGATGGTCAGGCGAAAG GCGCAGGAGATTTACCAGAAGGCATTCAAAATGATAGAAACCCTCCTATTCTCGGCCTCGGATTAGACCCCATAAAGATCCGGCCTAATTTCCTACAAATTCTATACGCTTTGCTCCGCGTAAGGATACTCAGGCTCTTTAGGAACATCCAGTTACTGTACTTCACTATCGTTGCGCCTCTTCTTCTGGTAGTCCTTGGCCTCTATTTGAATAGCATTCAAATGGTTGAAATCAAAATGCAATCTCTCAGATTGAACACTG GCACATACGGCAACGagactaaaattttgtacgcGAACAGTACCGATCACGATATCACGGACTTAATCGAGGGACTCCATCACGACGTGAAGTATATTGACGAATACTACGGAAGTTTcacaaatttattgaaaatagcACCGCATATGGCCGCTTTCAATATTAGCGAGTACAATGAACAGAGGATCAACTTAACCGTCGCTTATAACGACACCATGCAACATTCCCTACCAATTCTGATCAATCTTTTATCCAACACCTATCACAG GTTGACCTCGGACAAAAGTTTTTCGAAACCGATCGAAGTTAAGACACATCCCTTTCAGCAAACTTCCCAACCGCAGGAGTTCAATATTGGTACAGGTAGCTCTACTGTGTTTATCGGAATGCATTTCGTACTGTTGCCAATAACTCTAGTTGTAGACATGGTCTACGATCGAGAA ATAAAAGCGAAGAATCAACTTCGCGTGAACGGTCTGTCATTTTCTATGTATTTCCTGACGTACTTCATTGTACTCGTCGGCCTGATAATGTTCATTTGCTTGTGCATTCTCGGCATTATATTTCTCTTCGATGTGCCTTCGCTTCAAGAAATACCAGCACTTATCACTCTTGGCGGTCTTCTGATGCTTTACTGTCCGTCGTCCATTCTCTTTTCGACATGTTTGAGTTATATCTTTGACAAGATGGACTCCGCTCTGAGTATCTTGCCCAATATCGCAACTTTCTTCGGACTTTTCCCTTTTATACTAGTCACGACTCTTGATATGCTAGGTCTCA GTGGAACAGcagcatttattttacatgtaatcTTTTCTTTGTTGAATACATTGTACGTGCCATATGCTGCGGTGTATTATGTAGAACGAGTCCACCTGATGTGCTCCATTAATGCCGCTTGTCATCATCTGACTATGTCCGATTATCTTAccacagaaattattttaatggcCTTTGGCGTGCTACTGCATTGTCCGGTGTGGTTCTTTATACTTTTGCTGTTGGACATTAAAAAGAGTGGCGGCAACGTCGGCGATATCTTCAAGCACTTCCTG CGTAACGGCGGTTCTATCGGCGAGGAAATAATGGAGAATTCGGATATCGGAGAGCACGAGGACGCAGACGTTAAAGCCGAGAGGCAAAAAGTTTTCAATCTCATTACGTCATCATCCGTTCAAGAACCACCTGTAGTTCTAGTACAG aacTTGAGAAAAGAATATCGACAAAGAGAGTCAGGATCGTGTAGTTGTTGTCTCAAACAAGAGGAAGAAGCTAATCAGATACAACGAAAGGTCGCCGTAAGAAATCTGTCGTTAGCCGTTGAACCAGGAGAAGTATTCGGTTTATTAGGTCATAACGGCGCTGGTAAAACTACAACAATGAAGATCATCATAGCAGAAGAAGCGGCCACTCGAGGTAGGGTGCAGATCGGTGGTCATAACATTAATTCCAATATGGCAGAAGCTTTCAGACAGATGGGATATTGCCCTCAACACGATGCTCAGTGGAAAAATATTACGGTTAGAGAACATTTAGAATGTTACGCTGCGATACGTGGCGTACCGTGGGGAGACATCGGCAG AATCGTAGACTTATATCTTACTGGTTTACAAATTCATGAGCACGCCGATAAGCAGACTCAAGAATGTTCGGGTGGAACTAGGAGGAAGCTTAGTTTTGCCATGGCGATGATCGGAGGTCCAAAAGTTGTTCTAATGGATGAACCTAGTACGGGAATGGATCCTAGGTCGAAAAGGTTTTTATGGGATACAATTCTCGCCAGTTTTCAG GGTGGTAGAGGAGCAATTTTAACGACCCATTCAATGGAAGAAGCTGATGCTTTGTGTTCTAGAGTGGGTATAATGGTGAAAGGAGAATTGAGGTGTATTGGTTCTACCCAACATCTGAAAAATCTCTATGGTGCTGGCTACACCCTTGAGATGAAACTCTTAGGCGGCGATTGTACGCCGACAACACCTTCAGGTGACAGGATTACGGGtttgaaagaatttgtttCCAGTCTCTTTCCAGATGCAAGTCTGGAAGAAAGCTTCGCTGACAGATTAGTTTTCGGCGTTCCCCAACACGCAGTCACCTCGCTGGCCGAGTGCTTTATGCAGTTGGAGAAGG CCAAACTCGAGTTGGATATCGAAGAGTACAGCTTCAGCCAAACCACTCTGGAGCAggtttttctcaaattttctcaCTATGACGAAACTGACTCGGGAGAATGA